The Fusarium poae strain DAOMC 252244 chromosome 2, whole genome shotgun sequence nucleotide sequence TGCTATTCTAGGGATTCTGTTCTATGTGCGGAAATATCCCAAGGTCATCAGCTGGGGACTTGATCCTACTAATGAAGTCGCGGTGGAGGAAGAGGGTATTTCTGGGACGAATGATCGAAAGCAACCGGACGAACGAAGTATTCAGGTTTGATTGTGGTTAGCAATTTCTGTTATTGGTATTTGCCACAAGTCTAGCCTCAGCTGAGCGTGAAGTGGCCAACTTAGCGACATCCTATCCGCATATTTACAAGACACACATATTTATTATGATCCCTGATTTCTGTACGCTTTCTAGGAGTCTGATGCAACCAACGTTCTCTATCTTAATCTTCTCTGGTCTAACTTTGTTTGAGAAGGCTACATAGCAATCGTAGGCAAGCTCAAATTGATGATTCATGTTCAGCCAAGCCACAAGCAATATTTCCTCCAAGTGTGTGTCACTAGGCCCTACAGTCGCGCTCTATAGCCTTATGATATTATTTTAGCTAGACCTAGTTTGTGTTCGTTGCAATGCTAGCTTCAGGAGCAGAAGTTGTTGGTTGCGCGGAATGGAGTGCAGTAGGGCAATGTAAGACAGCGAGGGAGCGCTATTGCTTTTGCTCAGCTTTGGTTTTCAAGCTATTGATAGACATAATCTTAGATACCCTGCATAACAAATATCAGAGAAAGTATGTGCGAGAACCAACAGGCGAAACAACCTGTGATTACATTGCCACAAACATGCCAGGACGGAAGTTGAGGCTGGCTGAATGAACTTCCATATGAGGATAATCCCCCAAACAACAGAGCAATGTTTTAATTACTCATTTCACTTTTTATTGAGTCTCCCTTCTCTACACTCGAAAAACATATAACAGTGCCAGCTCTGCTCTTCGTCTCTTTTTTGCTGGAAATTAACGACGAACGAGACGTTATATACAACATCTTGTCAGCGCAATCGAATTGTCCACAATGCGGTTCCAGCTGTCGAGCTTCGGGCTTATTTCCCTGTCGGCACTGCTACCTAAGTGTCAGGCATTCAGCATTACAGAGACGGGCGATGCAAATGCTCTGGCCTCTGCGATATTCGGTCCGGGTATAGAAATCCTGGGTGCAACTTTCTCAGGCGCATCGCAAAGCTCTGGAACGTTTGTCGATGGACCTTTTGGTATCGGGAGTGGTGCGATACTGACTTCCGGTTTGGCTACTGGAGCATTGCCAGGTGGTAACAAAAATGTCAACAACGAAGCACCCGGATCGGTCACATACTGTGGTAGTGGCAGTTCCAATGCAGCTGTACTCAGGGTTGAATTCTTCGTTTATCCCGCCTATAATGGTATCAGAATTGAGTTTATCTTTGCATCACAAGAAATTGGGTAAGTAGCATTCTGGGACGAGCTACGAATAACCAGTTGACTGACAATACCCAGAGATGCGCCTGACCCCATCGGTATATTCGTTGATGGCACGCAATACGCCTTGGATCCCAACGGAAATGCGATCAATGCTGCGAGCCCCTATCTTTTTTCGCCTTTCGGCATCAGACCGCCTGATAGCCTCACCTCCTATTATAGCTCGTCACCACCTTTCTGGATTGACATCCCCGCCACATTTAGTTCCACTACCATGGTAATTGCAGTTTGCGATACAAATGATGGGGCGTTTGATACTGGGCTTTTGATAAACGTTGAAGCCTGTGTCGACTGCGATGATGATATTCGCTTTGCCTACGTGACTACCACGGTTCCATTGCCGGCAGATCTACTACCATATACCACGACTATCCCCCCTTCAGGGACTGTATCTGGTACAGTCAGGATCGGGGTTGAAGAATCTACAACTACTACTGCCGAAGAAACTACAACGACTGCTGACTTGGGAACAACTACCACTACGGCCGGCGAAATCACTACTACTACCGCTGACGAAGTTACTACAACCACTGCAGACGAATCAACAACTACTACTGCCGATGAGACCGTAACTACTACAGCCGACGGAACAACTACCGCTATTACTGACGGAACAACGACTACTACCCAATCATCCTCCACAGACTTAACTAGCGATGACCCTACGGCTGTCACCACCCAAGAGGCTACTACAAGTGGAACCACTGAGACATCAACCGAGGATGGTAGTACAATCATATCTTCAACACAGCTGCCGGGTACTACTACATCTACTCTTACGACAAGTGGTACAACGACAGAGTCTTCAACCATTGCGACTGAGTCGGATACCGTAACTACAACATCCCCAGATTCATCCACTGAGAGTACGACGGGTACAGAGACGACTGATATTTCTGATGCCCCTATCGATGGTACTACTACGACCTCGGTCGATGTTGAAACACCCTCCATAAGCTCGACAGTCTCGACCTTCACGAATGAACCCACCAAGAGTACGAGTAGTGGAATCTCAATCGATGATACCACAGGTATGTCAACGGTCCAGAATCAATGTCCGGGTCACTGTCACATGCCCGACGGGGAAGATCTCACTTCTAAAACTATGTACTAATATCGGATTCAGTTCCCAATCTCGGTACTACAACTACAGCAGAGTCTCTGGGAACAACCACGGTCCAGAAGATTGAGTCTTCAACCAACCCTATCACTCCCTCCTCTCTTGTGCCCGAGGAGGAAACAAGCTCCAGCGATAGTAAGTACCCTTTAGCCGTGGAGGCACAAATCCAAGATACCTTTCACCGTGCCTTTACGTGCACTGGTTAACATTCGATCCTCAGTAGTCATTACTTCAACGGCTGACGACGTGCCAACACCGCCAACATCGACTTCGTCTGCCATGCCATCCAACTTGGCAGTTATTggaaacttcaggttctttGGATGTCTAGGATCTCCAGAGGGTTATCCCAGCTTCGAATTGATCGGTGAAACCTCCGACATGACGACCGCGGAATGTGTAAGGCTCGGAGCCGGGCGTGCTTATATCGGCATCTACCTAAGGTAACACCCCAGGCGCAATGAAACTTAAGGATTCAAAACTTACCTCATTTAGATCTTGCTATGCAGCAGATACTTTGGACGCTGCCGACACGGTTGCGGATGGTCGTTGCGACTTACCATGCCCTGGAGATCCAGGCCTCTTCTGCGGTGGAGTGGTCGACGCAAACTCAAATCCCGAATCACGATTCAAGTCCCGTGGACGTCTCAGCCGTCGAGATGCTCCTCCGGGTATCCTTCTCACCTTGTATGCTCAAATTGAAGCCATTTCTGGTACTCTCACATCTTCAGACACTATCAGCACTGTTGACGCAATAACAAGCAACTCTCTTTTACCTACTGGAGACTCTACCATTCCTTTGCCTCTTTTGTCAAGCACGCAATCATTTATCGACTCAGCTATCACCGTTGAACCATCGGAGCCTGTCACTCGATCGCAAGGCGGTCGACCTATCATTCCCCCATTCCCAACCAGTGCCACCTTCAATTTGGGTAACTCTACAAGCACCAGGGTCGGAGTAGCACCGATAGTCACTACCGTAACATATACGGTTGTTGATCCCAATAACCCATCGCATTTAACTGTGACTGAGTTTTGCAGTACCCTGAGACCTTCTCCTTGTCGTCTATGCCAGCACCAGCCACGACCAACGGTGGAAATGACAACCATCAAAGTCGATTGCAATGCTTGTGGTCACTCGGGCGAGAACACTATCCTTCTTGAAGTTCCAGCCGGTGCAGCTGTAGCAGCTCAGACGAGGGATCATGCTGCTTATCAAACTCACCGAGTGCAACATCATGAGCCCAGCCCATATGAACAGAACCCTCACCCTATTGAGGGAGACTCTCAAAATTGGCAAAAGCCTCGACCACAAAGCGATCTACCTACCACTGGAGACAGACCACATGAGGGCGACGGAGGGTATAGGTTTGATCAACCTCAGACTCACCACGACCGTCCTGTTGGGGCTGGAGACTATGATGAAGGCAAGCCGGCTAAAGTGAGCGAAACAGAACAAAGGCCTGGTGGCCAACCTGTTGAAGTGCCTAAGACGGAACCAAAGCCTGACACGGTGGGAGGGAGTGACCAGCCCAAGCCCATGGAGCCAACATTCCACCGTAGGCCAGGTCCGGCCTCTACACCGGCGGCGCCGAATGCTCCTATCGTGGTGGTCTCTGCAGCGGTATCGAAAGCAATGGAGGGGATGTTGGTGACGATGTTCTTTTTTGCTGGGCTTGTTTTCCTTTTGTAAAGATGCAAAGATTTAACTACGATGCTAAATCCAGCAACATTATtctattatttttactatttgtAATCAATGGGGAACGTTCTATTCCACCTTTGGCTACGTATTGATATTCAAAGGTCTTGATGAAGTAGGCACGTCAAGGCGAATTCAAATACAAACTTGATAATGTTTGGAAACTCCCAAGAGTTGGGGGTCCACGGCGAAGATATTGCATGGCCCCTAAAAAGCGACAAACATCCTTTGGACGTATTTTAAGTTCCTCCATGATTGACTATGCTACCTCATATTCCTGTTTGTTATGTCCTTTATCCAAAAACAAACTCTACAAAGTTTGTTCACTTTGAATGATAAAACCAGGGATGAGAAACATTTTCTTGACAGCGCTCAGCCTCAATAGCTATGTCGGATTGCATTCTTTGTTTGAGCAAGCCCTTTTACCTAAGTCAAGGCGGTAAGAACAATAGTGACAAATattgaagagaaagaaaacgCTTTGATAACACTTATCCTGGTGGGGCTATCATGTTCTATTGTTGTCATCGTTTGTTGAATACTGGTCGTTTGTATCTAGCGTTGGCACTGCCTAGTCACTGTCATCTATAAATCTCCAAGTTTTCCATCTTCTGTCCTTCGACCTCCCCGCCCAGCATTTCACATCAAGCATTGAGAATCACTGAATGACAGGACGCACAAAGCGTTAGTGAACCACAGCATCAACCGTCATCGAATCACATCACCATGCCTGACAAAAGCCTCAAGTGTATGTCCTCTTTGACCACCCAAAATACGGAGCTGACATTCTTATAGCCTTTGCGGACGCCCAAGTCCGGAAGATCCTTCGCCACACAGCCTACCGCTCAAACCGCAAAGTTCGACTCACCGTCCAGTGGCAAGCCTCAGCCGATGATGACGCCACCACCACTGCAACCTTTTACGAGGCCGAAGTCCAAGAGGTCGACGAAGATTTGGTTCTCAAGTACTGGAAAGATGCCGGCGGCCGCGATCAAGCTACCAACCTCGGCAAGGATCGCGTcctcaagatcttggacgaGATGAAGCGTCATTGGGTCTTCCAGTGGGTTGGCTACTCAGTGGAAGAGGGGAGTGCAGACCCAAAGTACGTCATGGTTCACAAGCCCGGTGCCGGCGAGGCTATTGTCAAGTGGCGGCGAGCTATGTCGCAGATACAGGTATGCTCGATGAAAGTTCTTCTGTTTGATGCTTATACTGACTTGGGTAGCTGGCCGCTGTAGAGGATTGGTCTATTGGGTTCGAACAAGACAGTGAATGGCCAGCCTGGTCCCGCGATTTGCCCGAGGTAGACTGGGACGACATTGACGAGGAAGAACTTGCAAACTACGACTTTTCTTATTGAAGACTTGGATTGAGGCCTCTCAAGCGAGATTCCTGTGTCATTTGGGCCGGTGTAGACGAGACTCTTAGGATACTTGTCTCCACAACCAAGACCTCAGTCGGACAATGGCAGTGACAATAGTTTCCCTCGGAGGAAATGGTGGTGCCAGCAGAAGAACGATCCTGGTCGTAAGATCCAACAGAAGTTAGGAATCATTCGATATTAGACATGTTCGGTCTCGCCTTTGTAGCGATCAGGTCTTTGGCTAAAAGGGATATTAGTGTGGTGCCACGGCATCCCATCTTGTTATACGTCTGTGATGTATTAACTGCAATAATTCACAAATTTCATCACACTCGTCCCCAATCATAGCAACACCCTATCTATAACCAGCACAAACATCCCGATAAACATTATTCTGCAGCCCTTCCACATCAGTAGGAATATATCCCAAGGATGTAGCATACGAATACGTCCATCTAGGATCATTTGTCTCGGTTTTCCACGTCCAATACACCCACCCAGACATACCAGGCTCCTCATACAACTGCTGCTGCGCAGTAAAgaacttattaaaaaactCCTTATCCTTCCAGTCATAGTCCGACGTCATACTCCATTCTCCAGTAAACGTAAAGTCTTGGCCGTCTACAACTCGCGAGTCGGTGCAAGCACTGTGCATAAGCTTGTAAGGGTCCGCATTGCTGTGCTGGTCATCATTCAGAGCGAAGCCGATGTAGTTGTGGTCATCGAAAGCTGTGAGTGCATCGTTGGCTATGGATGATTGAGTACGAGCGTCGCCAGAATCCCATTTGCTCGACATGAACTGAACATGAAGTTTCTTGTCGTCGGAGACTTGGAGGCTAGCTTCCTTGTCTCGAACAGCCTTTAGGGCTGCGGGATAGTACTTCTCAATAAGACCCGGATCTTGACCTGGGGCAGGGTATCGGTTGCCTCCATCATGACGAGAAACAGGTTCGTTGAGAACCTCAATCATACCAACAGATGAATAATCAGGGTTCCTATGGATACGATCCGTCATCCAAGCAAGCCACTTCTCGGCGCGTCCAAAA carries:
- a CDS encoding hypothetical protein (SECRETED:SignalP(1-22)~TransMembrane:1 (n5-17c22/23o970-987i)); its protein translation is MRFQLSSFGLISLSALLPKCQAFSITETGDANALASAIFGPGIEILGATFSGASQSSGTFVDGPFGIGSGAILTSGLATGALPGGNKNVNNEAPGSVTYCGSGSSNAAVLRVEFFVYPAYNGIRIEFIFASQEIGDAPDPIGIFVDGTQYALDPNGNAINAASPYLFSPFGIRPPDSLTSYYSSSPPFWIDIPATFSSTTMVIAVCDTNDGAFDTGLLINVEACVDCDDDIRFAYVTTTVPLPADLLPYTTTIPPSGTVSGTVRIGVEESTTTTAEETTTTADLGTTTTTAGEITTTTADEVTTTTADESTTTTADETVTTTADGTTTAITDGTTTTTQSSSTDLTSDDPTAVTTQEATTSGTTETSTEDGSTIISSTQLPGTTTSTLTTSGTTTESSTIATESDTVTTTSPDSSTESTTGTETTDISDAPIDGTTTTSVDVETPSISSTVSTFTNEPTKSTSSGISIDDTTVPNLGTTTTAESLGTTTVQKIESSTNPITPSSLVPEEETSSSDIVITSTADDVPTPPTSTSSAMPSNLAVIGNFRFFGCLGSPEGYPSFELIGETSDMTTAECVRLGAGRAYIGIYLRSCYAADTLDAADTVADGRCDLPCPGDPGLFCGGVVDANSNPESRFKSRGRLSRRDAPPGILLTLYAQIEAISGTLTSSDTISTVDAITSNSLLPTGDSTIPLPLLSSTQSFIDSAITVEPSEPVTRSQGGRPIIPPFPTSATFNLGNSTSTRVGVAPIVTTVTYTVVDPNNPSHLTVTEFCSTLRPSPCRLCQHQPRPTVEMTTIKVDCNACGHSGENTILLEVPAGAAVAAQTRDHAAYQTHRVQHHEPSPYEQNPHPIEGDSQNWQKPRPQSDLPTTGDRPHEGDGGYRFDQPQTHHDRPVGAGDYDEGKPAKVSETEQRPGGQPVEVPKTEPKPDTVGGSDQPKPMEPTFHRRPGPASTPAAPNAPIVVVSAAVSKAMEGMLVTMFFFAGLVFLL
- a CDS encoding hypothetical protein (SECRETED:SignalP(1-17)~CAZy:GH5_15~CAZy:GH5_9~CAZy:GH5_50~CAZy:GH5~CAZy:GH5_49~CAZy:GH5_14~CAZy:GH5_22~CAZy:GH5_46), which encodes MHYSPLVSFLLFGSATAWLPHERDLASFNQTARFEQLGKRFKPKLADGITKIRGVNFGGWLVCEPWLQRNTWENSLNCGDSESEFDCMNDHYKGDNRETGNKRFEEHWKTWIDPATVQSVHDVGLNTIRIPIGYWSYTDIVDKESEPFADGDRMLPYLDAVVKKAAELGIYVIIDLHGAPGGQQEDVFTGQNNKPAGFFNDYNFGRAEKWLAWMTDRIHRNPDYSSVGMIEVLNEPVSRHDGGNRYPAPGQDPGLIEKYYPAALKAVRDKEASLQVSDDKKLHVQFMSSKWDSGDARTQSSIANDALTAFDDHNYIGFALNDDQHSNADPYKLMHSACTDSRVVDGQDFTFTGEWSMTSDYDWKDKEFFNKFFTAQQQLYEEPGMSGWVYWTWKTETNDPRWTYSYATSLGYIPTDVEGLQNNVYRDVCAGYR